A single genomic interval of Lathyrus oleraceus cultivar Zhongwan6 chromosome 7, CAAS_Psat_ZW6_1.0, whole genome shotgun sequence harbors:
- the LOC127106317 gene encoding mitochondrial import receptor subunit TOM40-1 isoform X1 — MRLQSHLNMIPLTSSVTNHLSLGGEVFWNGQHRKSGVGYAARYNTDKMVATGQIASTGMALLSYVQKVSDKVSLATDLMCNFNSMSRDVTASFGYDYILRQCRLRGKVDSNGVCAAFLEERLNMGLNFILSAELDHKKKDYKFGFGLTVGE, encoded by the exons ATGCGTCTGCAGTCGCACCTCAACATGATTCCGTTGACCTCT AGTGTCACCAATCATTTATCATTGGGTGGGGAGGTATTTTGGAATGGTCAGCATCGGAAGTCTGGTGTTGGTTATGCTGCTCGCTACAACACTGATAAAATG GTTGCCACTGGACAAATTGCCAGCACTGGAATGGCCCTTCTAAGCTATGTTCAGAAGGTATCTGATAAG GTTTCTCTGGCTACTGATTTGATGTGCAACTTCAACTCCATGTCAAGAGACGTCACTGCTAGCTTTGGTTATGACTACATCCTTAGACAG TGCCGCCTTAGGGGAAAGGTTGATTCCAATGGCGTCTGTGCTGCATTTTTGGAGGAGCGGTTAAACATGGGTCTGAACTTCATTCTTTCTGCCGAG CTTGATCACAAGAAAAAAGACTACAAATTTGGATTTGGTTTGACTGTTGGAGAATAA
- the LOC127106317 gene encoding mitochondrial import receptor subunit TOM40-1 isoform X2 has protein sequence MSVTNHLSLGGEVFWNGQHRKSGVGYAARYNTDKMVATGQIASTGMALLSYVQKVSDKVSLATDLMCNFNSMSRDVTASFGYDYILRQCRLRGKVDSNGVCAAFLEERLNMGLNFILSAELDHKKKDYKFGFGLTVGE, from the exons ATG AGTGTCACCAATCATTTATCATTGGGTGGGGAGGTATTTTGGAATGGTCAGCATCGGAAGTCTGGTGTTGGTTATGCTGCTCGCTACAACACTGATAAAATG GTTGCCACTGGACAAATTGCCAGCACTGGAATGGCCCTTCTAAGCTATGTTCAGAAGGTATCTGATAAG GTTTCTCTGGCTACTGATTTGATGTGCAACTTCAACTCCATGTCAAGAGACGTCACTGCTAGCTTTGGTTATGACTACATCCTTAGACAG TGCCGCCTTAGGGGAAAGGTTGATTCCAATGGCGTCTGTGCTGCATTTTTGGAGGAGCGGTTAAACATGGGTCTGAACTTCATTCTTTCTGCCGAG CTTGATCACAAGAAAAAAGACTACAAATTTGGATTTGGTTTGACTGTTGGAGAATAA